In one Epinephelus lanceolatus isolate andai-2023 chromosome 19, ASM4190304v1, whole genome shotgun sequence genomic region, the following are encoded:
- the gpn3 gene encoding GPN-loop GTPase 3 produces MPRFAQLVMGPAGSGKSTYCSTMIQHLESLNRSAQVVNLDPAAEYFDYPVMADIRELIQVDDVMEDASLRFGPNGGLVFCMEYFANNFDWLEESLGHVEDDYILFDCPGQIELYTHLPVMRQLVEQLQQWEFRVCGVFLVDSQFMVESFKFISGVMAALSAMVSLEIPQVNIMTKMDLLNPKAKKEIEKYLDPDMYSMMEDNSDTIRSTKFKKLTSAICGLIDDYSMVRFLPFDRTDEEGINIVLQNIDFSIQYGEDLEFKEPKETEEEPANLNYDEAFQDKGDS; encoded by the exons ATGCCTCGTTTCGCACAGCTCGTGATGGGCCCGGCGGGCAGCGGGAAG AGTACGTACTGCTCCACCATGATCCAGCATTTAGAGAGCCTGAACCGCTCAGCGCAGGTGGTCAACCTGGACCCAGCAGCTGAGTACTTTGACTACCCTGTCATGGCAG ACATCCGTGAACTCATTCAGGTGGATGACGTGATGGAGGATGCCTCTCTCAGATTTGGCCCTAACGGAGGCCTGGTGTTCTGCATGGAGTACTTCGCCAATAATTTTGACTGGCTCGAGGAGAGCCTGGGTCACGTAGAGGATGACTACATACTGTTTGATTGTCCAG GTCAGATTGAACTGTACACACACCTCCCTGTAATGAGGCAGctggtggagcagctccagcagTGGGAGTTTCGGGTGTGTGGGGTCTTTCTGGTGGACTCCCAGTTCATGGTGGAGTCTTTTAAG TTCATCTCAGGAGTGATGGCTGCCCTGAGTGCCATGGTGTCGTTAGAGATCCCTCAAGTAAACATCATGACAAAAATGGACCTGCTGAATCCCAAGGCCAAGAAGGAGATTGAGAA GTACCTGGACCCAGACATGTACTCAATGATGGAAGATAACTCCGATACCATCCGAAGCACAAAGTTCAAGAAGCTGACTTCAGCCATCTGTGGTCTG ATTGATGACTACAGCATGGTGAGATTCCTGCCTTTTGACCGCACAGATGAGGAGGGTATTAACATAGTACTGCAAAACATTGACTTCTCTATACAGTATGGAGAGGACCTGGAGTTCAAGGAGCCAAAG GAAACTGAAGAGGAGCCTGCTAACCTAAATTATGATGAAGCTTTTCAAGACAAAGGGGACAGCTGA
- the LOC117269913 gene encoding ubiquitin-conjugating enzyme E2 G1, whose protein sequence is MTERSSLLLRKQLAELNKNPVEGFSAGLVDDDDIYQWEVLVIGPQDTLFEGGCFKATLTFPHDYPLRPPKMKFITEIWHPNVAKNGDVCISILHEPGEDKYGYEKPEERWLPIHTVETIMLSVISMLADPNGESPANVDAAKEWREDPKGVFKKKVARCVRRSQEMAYD, encoded by the exons ATGACGGAGCGGTCGTCGTTGTTACTTCGTAAACAATTAGCAG AGCTCAACAAGAACCCAGTGGAAGGCTTTTCTGCAGGTCttgtggatgatgatgacatctATCAGTGGGAAGTGCTCGTCATTGGACCTCAAGACACATTATT TGAAGGAGGTTGCTTCAAAGCCACTTTAACCTTCCCTCATGACTATCCTCTGAGGCCTCCCAAGATGAAGTTTATCACTGAAATCTGGCATCCAAATG TGGCAAAAAATGGCGACGTGTGCATCTCCATCCTGCATGAACCTGGCGAGGACAAGTATGGCTATGAGAAGCCTGAAGAGCGCTGGCTGCCAATCCATACAGTGGAGACCATCATGCTCAGCGTCATCTCCATGTTGGCAGACCCCAACGGAGAGTCTCCTGCCAACGTAGATGCAGCT AAAGAGTGGCGGGAGGATCCTAAAGGAGTTTTCAAGAAGAAGGTGGCTCGCTGTGTGCGGAGGAGTCAAGAGATGGCTTATGACTAA
- the arpc3 gene encoding actin-related protein 2/3 complex subunit 3, which yields MPAYHSSLMIPETRLVGNMALLPLKTQFKGPARGDGIESDIIDEAIYYFKANVFFKNYEIKNEADRTLIYVTLYISECLKRLQKCSSRSQGEKEMYTLGITNFPIPGEPGFPLNAMYVKPANKQEDDTMRAYLQQIRQETGLRLCDRVFDPQTDKPSKWWVCFVKRQFMNKSLSAPGQ from the exons ATGCCG GCGTATCACTCAAGCCTGATGATCCCCGAAACCAGGCTGGTGGGGAACATGGCTCTGCTTCCCCTCAAAACCCAGTTCAAAGGACCAGCCAGAGGAGACG GTATTGAGTCAGACATCATTGATGAGGCTATCTACTACTTCAAGGCCAATGTTTTCTTTAAGAACTACGAAATCAAG aATGAGGCGGACAGGACGCTGATCTATGtcacactgtacatttctgaatGCCTAAAGAGGCTACAGAAG TGCAGCTCCAGAAGCcagggagagaaggagatgtACACTCTGGGCATCACTAACTTTCCCATTCCTGGGGAACCTGGCTTCCCTCTCAACGCTATGTATGTCAAACCTGCAAACAAGCAGGAGGATG ATACTATGAGGGCGTACCTCCAGCAGATCCGCCAGGAAACCGGCTTGAGGCTATGTGATCGCGTGTTTGACCCCCAGACAGACAAACCCAGCAAG TGGTGGGTGTGCTTTGTCAAAAGGCAGTTCATGAACAAAAGTCTGTCAGCTCCTGGACAGTAA